A single region of the Rhizobium sp. NLR16a genome encodes:
- a CDS encoding NlpC/P60 family protein, with protein sequence MERFIGIPYVPHGRDYTGADCWGVLFLYYRDVLGTSVPSYSAEMDAREFHRSAISPLVAEEREKHWHPVDVPKIGDCVLMRAGRHDSHVGVFLGHGLVLHSEGPHPSVIDRIGDMRWRNRISGFYRLNQ encoded by the coding sequence ATGGAACGCTTCATCGGAATTCCTTACGTGCCCCATGGGCGCGACTACACCGGCGCGGACTGCTGGGGTGTCCTTTTTCTTTATTATCGGGACGTGCTCGGGACATCAGTTCCGTCCTACTCGGCGGAAATGGACGCTCGCGAGTTTCACCGCAGCGCCATCAGCCCACTGGTCGCCGAGGAGCGTGAGAAACACTGGCATCCAGTTGATGTCCCGAAGATTGGCGATTGCGTGCTGATGCGGGCAGGGCGCCACGACAGCCACGTCGGCGTGTTCCTTGGGCATGGCCTCGTGCTCCACAGCGAGGGGCCGCATCCCTCAGTCATCGACCGAATCGGCGACATGCGCTGGCGAAACCGGATTTCCGGATTCTACCGCCTCAACCAATAA
- a CDS encoding DUF1833 family protein, producing MSRILSPGFLAGIFSQETDEVPICLLTVTHDDLDEPIYISSDPTTRLSDDPLVYGTESRGEQFIFLPFDFTLPDDRSDAPPRVQLTMDNIDRTLVSILRTFTTPPAVKLEIILASDPDMVEITMPVLQMSDATMDDHAISVTLVADALVNEPHPAGQFTPGSFPGLF from the coding sequence ATGAGCCGTATTCTTTCGCCTGGGTTTCTTGCTGGGATTTTCTCACAGGAGACAGACGAGGTTCCGATCTGCCTCTTGACCGTGACTCACGACGATCTCGACGAGCCGATCTATATCTCCAGCGACCCGACGACGCGCCTGTCAGACGACCCGCTGGTCTATGGCACGGAAAGCCGGGGCGAGCAGTTCATCTTTTTGCCTTTCGACTTCACGCTGCCGGATGATCGCAGCGATGCTCCGCCGCGCGTCCAACTGACGATGGACAACATCGACCGCACTCTGGTCTCTATTCTTCGCACCTTCACCACGCCGCCAGCAGTCAAGTTGGAGATCATCCTCGCGTCGGATCCTGACATGGTCGAGATCACGATGCCGGTGCTGCAGATGTCTGACGCGACGATGGATGACCACGCGATATCGGTCACGTTGGTGGCGGATGCGCTGGTCAACGAGCCGCATCCTGCCGGCCAATTTACGCCAGGATCGTTCCCGGGGCTGTTCTGA
- a CDS encoding phage tail length tape measure family protein yields the protein MADNTDDLIISISTDQATLRRSIQRIERDLAGLSGSVQKQFTAVGKSIDNSISSTMQNRINAMVGIGTKASKEWTGALADQGKELERLRAKYNPLFATITQYKAAVAEIKQAHAVGAISANEMALAISKERQAALASTAAIKGRNAALEATPAQRAAGGAGAFQTANIAAQFQDIAVQLQGGSKPLTIALQQGTQLASVFQTMGSGKQIIAGLGAAFASLVSPVSLVTIGLIAAGGAAYQYFTSVGEGGKKSEEALKKEDELIQRVADKWGSVLPELKKYADERQRLLDVKEQKDASLAEADKQWTELRKNIGLTQAKYAEFLQTFNDQAADTAKVGALQKAYKELSDGIANGTATTEQAKAVQAALLALMQETGIKAVGDFAKTFDVLATSIAGARSEADKLKSAPLFNENVDKSRLPTLGTLGPIYSDNGKLLTDPNEIERYRKQQEENRNPTIDTGRGLPVPVPTPTAKPIQLGEEPNKQAETAATKAANAYRDLVKIADDRIGQLQQEIDLLGKYGVDADAARFALDLFQRSEDKGRSLSEQQRKEIEKKVALYKQYSETLSKAKLQQDLLMDARYNSLSKQDQQITTTLRQYGLPEDLNSPEAGQIRKFLNIEDARSDLRSFFGDFKNALLNNGGDIGKAFADAIQNAALNQISKIADRLIDQLINGILGAGSGGGILGNVGARSGAANANFVANTTLGQLIGANDNLGRAPVIPVTRAPLGNIAAYAAAIKSIESGGNYSAMGPVTASGDRAYGAYQVMGANVGPWTRQALGYSLSPSQYLASSSAQDAVFQKIFGGYAGRYGASGAAQAWFGGPGSVGSGGNAADMLGTTGTQYVEKFNSALTRLSGTTDSATGGLRNFNPAVGSATQNLGQFGNGLGQLGNTLQSGATAGGSSGGGGGLFGWLASLFGGVSSGGAASSAFNTRTYADGGHVSGPGGPTSDSIPAMLSNGEFVVNAASARRHRRLLDAINSGSIARFASGGLVGAAGGSRVAGRASSGASGVVVNITNNANAQVTQKSRQTSSGTQIDVLIDEMVADKVSTPGSRSRGAMQSQFGLRGGLARR from the coding sequence ATGGCTGACAATACCGATGACCTGATTATTTCAATCAGCACTGATCAGGCCACGCTCCGTCGCAGCATCCAGCGCATCGAGCGCGATCTGGCGGGCTTGTCGGGATCGGTGCAGAAGCAGTTCACGGCTGTCGGCAAGTCGATCGACAACTCCATTTCTTCCACAATGCAGAACCGCATCAATGCCATGGTCGGCATTGGAACGAAAGCATCGAAGGAGTGGACTGGAGCGCTCGCCGACCAGGGCAAGGAATTGGAACGGCTCCGCGCCAAGTACAATCCGCTGTTTGCGACGATCACGCAATACAAGGCGGCCGTAGCCGAAATCAAGCAGGCGCACGCCGTCGGTGCAATCTCCGCGAATGAAATGGCGCTCGCGATCAGCAAGGAGCGCCAGGCTGCGCTTGCATCTACAGCAGCCATAAAAGGTCGCAATGCCGCCCTTGAGGCGACTCCTGCGCAGCGAGCTGCTGGTGGCGCCGGCGCATTCCAGACAGCAAACATCGCCGCTCAGTTCCAGGACATTGCGGTTCAGCTTCAGGGCGGCAGCAAGCCGCTGACGATTGCATTGCAGCAGGGCACCCAGCTCGCGTCTGTTTTCCAGACAATGGGTTCTGGCAAGCAGATTATTGCTGGACTCGGCGCGGCGTTCGCTAGCCTAGTTAGCCCGGTCTCGTTGGTCACTATCGGGCTTATCGCGGCCGGTGGCGCTGCCTACCAGTATTTCACATCGGTGGGCGAAGGCGGCAAAAAATCAGAAGAGGCCCTCAAAAAGGAAGACGAGCTGATCCAGCGCGTCGCCGACAAATGGGGCAGTGTCCTTCCAGAGCTCAAGAAATACGCGGACGAGCGTCAGAGACTTCTCGACGTCAAAGAACAAAAAGATGCTTCCCTTGCGGAGGCAGACAAGCAATGGACTGAACTCCGCAAGAATATCGGCCTGACACAGGCAAAATACGCCGAGTTCCTCCAGACCTTCAATGATCAAGCGGCCGACACTGCGAAGGTCGGCGCGCTCCAAAAGGCATATAAAGAACTCAGCGATGGAATCGCCAACGGCACAGCCACAACTGAGCAGGCCAAGGCAGTGCAGGCCGCCCTTCTTGCTCTCATGCAGGAAACGGGCATTAAGGCTGTTGGTGATTTCGCGAAGACATTTGATGTTCTCGCGACTTCGATTGCTGGCGCACGAAGCGAGGCGGACAAGCTAAAAAGCGCGCCGCTGTTCAACGAGAACGTTGATAAGAGCCGCCTTCCGACGCTCGGCACTCTCGGCCCCATATATTCGGACAATGGAAAGCTGCTGACCGATCCAAACGAGATCGAGCGTTATAGGAAGCAGCAGGAGGAAAACCGAAACCCGACGATCGACACTGGTCGCGGGCTCCCCGTTCCAGTTCCGACACCGACGGCAAAGCCGATCCAGCTTGGTGAAGAGCCAAACAAGCAGGCGGAAACGGCTGCGACCAAAGCGGCGAATGCGTATCGCGACCTGGTGAAGATTGCCGATGACCGTATCGGCCAACTGCAGCAGGAGATCGACCTCCTCGGTAAGTACGGCGTCGACGCTGATGCTGCCCGCTTCGCGCTGGACCTATTCCAGCGGTCAGAGGATAAGGGCAGGTCGCTAAGTGAGCAGCAGCGCAAGGAAATCGAAAAGAAGGTTGCGCTCTACAAGCAGTACTCTGAAACGCTGTCGAAGGCAAAGCTGCAGCAGGATTTGCTCATGGACGCGCGATACAACTCGCTGTCCAAGCAAGACCAGCAGATCACAACGACGCTTCGCCAGTACGGCTTGCCGGAGGATTTGAACAGCCCAGAAGCCGGCCAAATCCGCAAGTTTCTGAATATCGAGGACGCGCGATCCGATCTCAGGTCGTTCTTCGGCGACTTCAAAAATGCTCTGCTGAATAACGGGGGCGACATCGGCAAGGCATTTGCTGACGCCATCCAAAACGCCGCGCTAAACCAGATCTCGAAGATTGCCGACCGGCTTATCGATCAGTTGATCAATGGCATTCTCGGCGCTGGATCTGGTGGCGGGATCCTCGGTAACGTCGGAGCCCGCTCTGGCGCCGCCAATGCCAATTTCGTGGCGAACACGACGCTCGGCCAGCTGATCGGAGCCAACGACAATCTCGGCCGGGCGCCAGTTATCCCGGTCACGCGGGCGCCGCTTGGCAACATCGCGGCCTACGCGGCCGCAATCAAGTCCATCGAAAGCGGCGGCAACTATTCGGCCATGGGGCCTGTGACTGCTTCTGGCGACCGCGCATATGGCGCCTACCAGGTGATGGGTGCCAATGTCGGCCCCTGGACGCGGCAGGCGCTTGGCTATTCGCTGTCGCCGTCACAGTACCTTGCATCCTCGTCGGCGCAGGATGCTGTCTTTCAAAAGATCTTCGGCGGCTATGCAGGGCGTTACGGTGCCTCGGGCGCTGCGCAGGCTTGGTTTGGCGGCCCAGGATCGGTGGGCAGCGGCGGCAATGCGGCCGATATGCTTGGCACGACCGGCACGCAATACGTCGAGAAATTCAATAGTGCGTTGACGCGGCTTTCCGGCACGACCGACTCCGCAACCGGCGGACTTCGGAACTTCAACCCAGCTGTTGGCTCTGCGACCCAGAACCTCGGCCAGTTCGGCAACGGCCTTGGCCAGCTAGGCAATACCCTTCAATCTGGCGCAACCGCCGGCGGTTCTTCCGGTGGTGGCGGCGGCTTGTTTGGCTGGCTCGCTAGCCTGTTCGGTGGCGTGAGTTCGGGTGGAGCAGCCTCCTCGGCGTTCAATACCCGCACTTATGCTGATGGCGGCCATGTCTCAGGCCCTGGCGGCCCGACCAGCGATAGCATCCCAGCGATGCTTTCCAACGGCGAGTTTGTCGTGAATGCCGCATCTGCGCGCCGGCATCGAAGGTTGCTGGACGCGATCAATTCCGGCTCCATCGCAAGATTTGCGAGCGGTGGATTGGTCGGGGCCGCCGGCGGTTCTCGTGTTGCCGGCAGGGCGTCATCTGGCGCTTCTGGCGTCGTGGTGAACATCACGAACAACGCAAACGCGCAGGTCACGCAAAAATCGCGACAGACGTCGAGCGGTACGCAAATCGACGTGCTGATAGATGAAATGGTGGCTGACAAGGTCTCAACGCCGGGATCGAGGTCGCGCGGCGCAATGCAATCGCAGTTCGGGCTGCGCGGAGGATTGGCAAGGCGATGA
- a CDS encoding phage tail assembly chaperone, whose protein sequence is MDDTPFPWRQWMRIGIGGLKWRPADFWDATLTEFFDGIEGHNEAQGVDEQNTDAPSDRELEALVAKYG, encoded by the coding sequence CTGGATGACACGCCGTTTCCTTGGCGCCAATGGATGAGAATCGGCATCGGCGGCCTCAAATGGCGGCCTGCGGATTTTTGGGATGCCACGCTCACCGAATTCTTCGATGGGATCGAAGGTCACAATGAAGCGCAGGGCGTTGACGAGCAGAATACCGATGCGCCAAGCGATCGCGAGTTGGAAGCGCTCGTGGCGAAGTATGGCTAA
- a CDS encoding phage tail tube protein: MASVGQVLGRTLLIQIGDGGSPTEVFTNLCGLKTRSFNLSAGEVDTTIPDCANPGNVVQKTSRPGIANRTFTGSGAYVAGANMSAFMTHVINATAFNAKVIVPGLGTFSGSWFVTDFTASGDVEPNMEFSATFTAGDTLTFAPEV; this comes from the coding sequence ATGGCATCAGTCGGTCAGGTACTTGGACGTACCCTGCTCATTCAAATCGGTGACGGCGGCTCCCCGACGGAAGTATTCACCAACCTTTGCGGCCTCAAAACCCGCAGCTTCAACCTCTCGGCGGGCGAAGTCGACACGACCATTCCGGATTGCGCCAATCCTGGCAACGTCGTTCAGAAGACGAGCCGCCCGGGAATTGCAAATCGCACGTTCACGGGATCTGGGGCTTACGTCGCCGGCGCCAACATGTCGGCGTTCATGACGCATGTCATCAACGCGACCGCATTCAACGCGAAGGTGATCGTGCCCGGTCTCGGAACCTTCTCGGGCTCGTGGTTTGTGACCGATTTCACCGCGTCTGGTGACGTCGAGCCGAACATGGAATTCTCCGCGACCTTCACCGCCGGTGACACGCTCACCTTCGCGCCTGAAGTCTAA
- a CDS encoding DUF3168 domain-containing protein, with product MASPDLELQGSIVARLKADATLSALIGSRVYDQPPEGAIFPYFTIGEAQFLRDDATCVSGGQVYLTMHAWSRAVGFPEVKRIADAVAESLHLAPLTLATNHLISINHRQTRVFRDADGLTSHAVIEFVARVEKPTA from the coding sequence ATGGCAAGCCCAGATCTGGAACTGCAGGGCTCTATAGTGGCGCGATTGAAGGCTGACGCCACCCTTTCGGCGCTTATAGGCTCGCGTGTCTATGACCAGCCGCCGGAAGGCGCGATTTTCCCATATTTCACGATCGGCGAGGCGCAATTCCTTCGTGATGATGCAACTTGCGTCAGCGGCGGCCAAGTCTATCTGACGATGCACGCGTGGTCGCGTGCCGTCGGCTTCCCAGAGGTCAAGCGGATCGCTGATGCAGTTGCCGAAAGCCTGCACCTCGCACCACTGACGCTGGCCACCAATCATCTGATTTCGATCAATCACCGTCAGACGCGCGTTTTCCGCGACGCCGACGGCCTCACTTCGCACGCAGTCATCGAATTCGTTGCCCGCGTCGAGAAGCCAACTGCGTAG
- a CDS encoding HK97-gp10 family putative phage morphogenesis protein produces MAITAELKGREALMRRLNQLAPNVEKYAASAKLEAAKEVADAIQARAPRGDTLEYAESIEGDRLSSRPQQETVGTTATKDPSAAGIFAEYIWRFLEFGTAPHSTAKGGGTVLGKKLAAASGAGMHPGTAAQPHIFPTYRAMKPAIRKRIRAAVNKAVREAMGK; encoded by the coding sequence GTGGCTATCACAGCGGAGCTAAAGGGGCGCGAGGCACTCATGCGGCGCCTGAACCAACTGGCGCCGAACGTTGAGAAATATGCCGCAAGCGCAAAGCTTGAGGCGGCCAAGGAAGTTGCTGATGCCATTCAGGCGCGGGCTCCTCGCGGCGATACGCTGGAATATGCGGAAAGCATAGAAGGCGATCGTCTGTCGAGCCGGCCTCAGCAAGAAACCGTCGGCACAACCGCCACCAAAGATCCGTCGGCGGCCGGCATCTTTGCGGAATACATCTGGCGTTTCCTCGAGTTCGGAACGGCTCCGCACAGCACAGCAAAGGGCGGCGGCACAGTGCTCGGTAAGAAGCTTGCCGCAGCATCGGGCGCCGGTATGCATCCAGGCACCGCGGCCCAGCCTCACATCTTTCCGACTTATCGCGCCATGAAGCCGGCAATTCGCAAGCGAATTCGCGCGGCCGTCAACAAAGCTGTGCGCGAGGCCATGGGCAAATAG
- a CDS encoding head-tail adaptor protein, with amino-acid sequence MTETKGAGRLRERLHFQRRQLVDDGFGNEQAGDWIIVFTTAAELRPLKGSEPVIASRLSGVQPFVIQIRSCIEARSVTTAWRAVDARNQSRIFNITSVANFDERNAYLDLMAVQGVAT; translated from the coding sequence ATGACAGAGACCAAAGGCGCTGGTAGGCTTCGAGAGAGGCTGCACTTCCAAAGGCGCCAACTCGTCGACGACGGGTTTGGCAACGAGCAGGCCGGTGATTGGATCATAGTCTTCACGACTGCGGCCGAACTGAGGCCTTTGAAGGGAAGCGAGCCAGTCATAGCCTCTCGTCTGTCTGGTGTGCAGCCGTTCGTCATACAGATCCGCAGCTGCATCGAGGCGAGGAGCGTCACCACAGCGTGGCGAGCCGTTGACGCGCGCAACCAATCGCGCATTTTCAACATCACGTCTGTGGCGAACTTCGACGAGAGGAACGCCTATCTAGACTTGATGGCGGTGCAAGGAGTTGCGACGTAG
- a CDS encoding head-tail connector protein: MWYPPKVTQAPSEPISVADAKRHCVVLHNDDDALFDALITAARDYVERYCNTPLATQTIEVKCDTFCDFDRLPVAPVQSVTSIAYIATDGTNATVDAADTETRFDGLESSILPAYGKQWPVTRNGSRITMTAVVGYTALPPSIKHAMLLWIADAYEQRESKELPVWTAFDALLCNHRRGA; this comes from the coding sequence ATGTGGTATCCGCCGAAGGTGACGCAGGCTCCGAGTGAGCCTATCTCAGTCGCGGATGCGAAACGCCATTGCGTGGTTTTGCACAACGATGATGACGCGCTATTCGATGCCCTCATCACCGCGGCACGTGATTATGTCGAGCGATACTGCAATACGCCCTTGGCAACGCAGACGATCGAAGTGAAATGCGACACCTTCTGCGATTTCGATCGCTTGCCGGTGGCACCTGTGCAGTCGGTCACCTCGATCGCCTATATCGCCACCGACGGCACGAATGCGACCGTTGACGCCGCCGACACAGAGACGCGCTTCGACGGCCTCGAGTCGTCGATCCTGCCAGCATACGGCAAGCAGTGGCCGGTCACGCGCAACGGGTCGCGCATCACGATGACCGCTGTCGTTGGCTATACCGCTCTGCCGCCATCCATCAAACACGCGATGCTGCTCTGGATCGCCGATGCCTACGAGCAGCGCGAAAGCAAAGAGCTGCCAGTCTGGACTGCGTTCGACGCGCTGCTTTGCAACCATAGACGCGGCGCGTAA
- a CDS encoding phage major capsid protein: MTLTELQEKRGRLVTEARAALEEIKKNTDEARAAELEARHDTIMSEFDRVERNIKREEDQAAIEARFAARQEEERAKKRPGAGSEERAFGSETGEQIEYREVFLKFIANGASIDALDPEERKVLRAGVENIEKRIQTGGTNAAGGYTVPVEMQNLLVRSMKAFGPMYDADVVSELVTTAGNQLPIPTTDDTGKTGVQGTEGTALTDDGSADAVFGQKQLEAYDFNTKFVKFSWQLAQDSIFNMEALLADLLGERLGRLANAQLTTGTGTSAPNGIVTAATLGKTAAAAAAIASDEIIDLTHSVDPAYRMSPKVRFMFNDLTLAAIRKLKDGQGNYLWQMGNVKEGVPGTLLGYNYSINQAMANIATGNKTIIFGDLGKYWVRKVGSPVIGVLRERFWPDLGIAGLIRFDGELLDTASVKYLQQA, translated from the coding sequence ATGACTCTCACCGAGCTGCAGGAAAAGCGCGGCCGTCTCGTCACGGAAGCACGCGCTGCCCTGGAAGAAATCAAAAAGAACACCGACGAGGCCCGCGCGGCTGAGCTTGAAGCTCGCCACGACACGATCATGTCCGAGTTCGACCGCGTCGAACGCAACATCAAGCGCGAAGAAGATCAGGCCGCTATCGAAGCCCGCTTCGCTGCTCGCCAGGAAGAAGAGCGCGCCAAGAAGCGTCCCGGCGCCGGCTCTGAAGAGCGCGCATTCGGTTCCGAAACTGGCGAACAGATCGAATACCGCGAAGTTTTCCTGAAGTTCATCGCCAATGGCGCGTCAATCGACGCCCTCGATCCCGAAGAACGCAAGGTCTTGCGCGCCGGCGTCGAGAACATCGAAAAGCGAATCCAGACCGGCGGAACGAACGCGGCTGGCGGCTATACCGTGCCCGTCGAGATGCAGAACCTGCTGGTTCGCTCCATGAAGGCGTTTGGTCCGATGTACGATGCTGATGTTGTCAGCGAGCTCGTCACGACCGCGGGCAACCAGCTGCCGATCCCGACGACCGACGATACCGGCAAGACCGGCGTCCAGGGCACCGAAGGGACGGCGCTCACTGACGACGGTTCTGCCGATGCAGTATTCGGTCAGAAGCAGCTTGAAGCCTACGACTTCAACACGAAGTTCGTGAAGTTCTCTTGGCAGCTCGCGCAGGACTCCATCTTCAACATGGAAGCCCTGCTCGCTGACCTGCTCGGCGAACGCCTCGGCCGCCTCGCCAACGCACAGCTGACGACCGGCACCGGCACCAGCGCGCCGAACGGCATCGTGACCGCTGCAACCCTCGGCAAGACGGCCGCTGCTGCTGCTGCGATTGCCTCTGATGAAATCATCGACCTGACGCATTCCGTCGACCCGGCATATCGTATGTCGCCGAAGGTTCGCTTCATGTTCAACGACCTGACGCTGGCGGCTATCCGCAAGCTGAAGGACGGCCAAGGCAACTACCTCTGGCAGATGGGCAACGTCAAGGAAGGCGTACCGGGCACGCTGCTGGGCTACAACTACAGCATCAACCAGGCGATGGCGAACATCGCAACCGGCAACAAGACCATCATCTTCGGCGACCTCGGCAAGTACTGGGTCCGTAAGGTTGGTTCGCCGGTGATCGGCGTCCTGCGCGAGCGCTTCTGGCCGGATCTCGGTATCGCTGGCCTCATCCGCTTCGACGGTGAGCTGCTCGATACGGCATCCGTCAAGTATCTGCAGCAGGCTTAA
- a CDS encoding HK97 family phage prohead protease: MTTEIEKRSLIADVEHRAADDKRTLVGYAAVFERLADIGGYFQEKIAPGAFTDAVKGDIRALVDHDMGRVIGRTKSGTLRLQEDGKGLLVEIDVPDTTDGNDLWVLVERGDISGMSFGFRVTKETWDETGAVPVRTIEKLNLLEVSAVAWPAYDDTTIGLRSLTAARAEGGARNAAAARRRIAEREARQEQKIRGIRQD; the protein is encoded by the coding sequence ATGACGACAGAAATTGAAAAGCGCAGCCTCATCGCTGACGTCGAGCACCGCGCGGCGGACGACAAGCGCACGCTGGTCGGCTACGCCGCCGTATTCGAGCGGCTGGCCGATATCGGCGGCTACTTCCAGGAGAAGATCGCTCCTGGCGCCTTCACAGATGCCGTCAAAGGCGACATCCGCGCCCTCGTCGACCACGACATGGGCCGAGTGATCGGCCGCACCAAGAGCGGCACGCTGCGACTGCAGGAAGACGGCAAAGGCCTTCTCGTGGAAATCGACGTGCCGGACACGACCGACGGAAACGATCTCTGGGTTCTGGTCGAGCGCGGCGATATCAGCGGCATGAGCTTCGGATTCCGCGTGACCAAGGAAACCTGGGACGAAACCGGCGCCGTCCCGGTGAGGACCATCGAGAAGCTCAACCTGCTTGAGGTCTCCGCAGTTGCCTGGCCGGCCTATGATGACACCACCATTGGCCTGCGGTCGCTTACAGCGGCCAGGGCTGAGGGCGGCGCCCGGAACGCCGCGGCAGCGCGCCGACGCATTGCCGAGCGCGAAGCTCGCCAGGAACAGAAAATTCGGGGCATCCGGCAGGACTGA
- a CDS encoding phage portal protein has protein sequence MALKDWFSRPNAEKSPETRATIENPTIPVSADNFLAFFGINSANLPAVTVDSALTVPAVWAAVAFMSRTLAALPRHAYRNTKAGATRITGRLETVVNVAPNDGIGSFAFWQWFWQQVFTHGRGLAYIERTPQGVDSLWPMDPTKTTVKRVGLKISYEYDGKTYDAADVIDVPFMRRSCGLRHYGPIAQASKAIQLAIAMNDYGSNFFAGGGVPPLALKGPLPASGEALKRAQADIKRAVDAAKGAGESVFPIPPGYDLTAVGLDPAKGQMIEARRFQVEEVARTYQLPPVFLQDLTRATFNNVEQQDLHLTKHLIGQWAKALEDEINLKFFGRSAGNRYIEHNLDGLLRGDFKTRMEGYGIAIQNSIRTPDEVRELENLPSKGGEAAKLHIQGATVALGSQPKPATEPPANDNNTDDDGAQAA, from the coding sequence ATGGCTTTGAAAGACTGGTTTAGCCGCCCAAATGCGGAAAAATCGCCAGAAACCCGAGCAACCATCGAAAATCCGACGATCCCGGTGAGCGCAGACAACTTTCTTGCGTTCTTCGGGATCAATTCGGCGAATCTGCCGGCCGTCACGGTTGATAGCGCCCTCACGGTGCCGGCAGTTTGGGCCGCGGTGGCATTCATGTCGCGCACGCTCGCTGCGCTGCCGCGGCATGCTTACCGCAATACGAAGGCCGGCGCCACGCGCATCACAGGGCGGCTGGAAACGGTCGTCAATGTGGCGCCGAACGACGGCATTGGCTCCTTCGCGTTCTGGCAGTGGTTCTGGCAGCAGGTTTTCACCCACGGCCGCGGGCTCGCCTACATCGAGCGCACGCCGCAGGGCGTGGATTCGCTTTGGCCGATGGATCCGACGAAGACGACCGTGAAGCGCGTCGGCCTCAAGATTTCCTACGAGTACGACGGCAAGACGTACGACGCGGCTGACGTCATCGACGTTCCGTTCATGCGCCGCAGCTGCGGATTGAGGCATTACGGCCCGATCGCGCAGGCATCCAAGGCGATCCAGCTCGCGATCGCCATGAACGACTACGGCTCGAATTTCTTTGCCGGTGGCGGCGTCCCGCCGCTCGCGCTGAAAGGGCCGCTGCCGGCAAGTGGGGAAGCGCTCAAGCGCGCCCAGGCTGACATTAAGCGAGCCGTCGACGCAGCGAAGGGCGCCGGGGAATCGGTATTCCCCATTCCGCCTGGCTACGACCTTACCGCAGTCGGCCTTGATCCTGCCAAAGGGCAGATGATCGAGGCCCGCCGATTCCAAGTGGAGGAGGTGGCGAGGACATACCAGCTGCCGCCGGTGTTTCTACAGGATCTCACCCGGGCCACGTTTAACAATGTAGAGCAGCAGGATCTGCACCTAACCAAGCACCTGATAGGCCAGTGGGCCAAGGCGCTTGAGGACGAGATTAATCTGAAGTTCTTCGGTCGGTCCGCCGGCAACCGCTATATTGAGCACAATCTCGACGGTCTTCTGCGGGGCGACTTTAAGACTCGCATGGAAGGCTATGGAATCGCGATCCAAAACTCAATCCGAACGCCGGATGAGGTTCGCGAGCTGGAGAACCTGCCGTCCAAGGGCGGCGAGGCGGCGAAATTGCATATCCAAGGAGCGACCGTGGCACTCGGCTCGCAGCCGAAGCCCGCCACAGAACCGCCGGCCAACGACAACAACACCGATGATGATGGGGCGCAGGCCGCATGA